In Dehalogenimonas etheniformans, one genomic interval encodes:
- a CDS encoding helix-turn-helix domain-containing protein yields the protein MPVTIKGTKYFRTAEVCRRVGISRNTLFRWCEDDELPGDLHRDFRGWRLFTEEQLKALLARTSAVITMAKSESR from the coding sequence ATGCCCGTGACAATTAAAGGAACAAAATACTTCAGGACCGCCGAAGTCTGCCGTAGAGTAGGCATCAGCCGGAACACGCTTTTCCGTTGGTGCGAGGATGACGAATTGCCGGGCGACCTGCACCGGGATTTTAGGGGATGGAGATTATTCACCGAGGAGCAACTTAAAGCCTTGTTGGCCAGGACAAGCGCAGTTATCACCATGGCTAAATCGGAATCCCGATAA
- a CDS encoding alpha/beta hydrolase has protein sequence MLLAILSIFIGLATLYFLVSALIANGMAASKRIFPPALEYPEVRFGNLFDDTKISGWLIPATGQSSKATLIAMHGGKQNRADETVGLLQMCRDVARLGFNVLSLDRRGCGRSGTARLNERTKSDRDFGGAIDWILKQNPDEKVLLFGTSFAGVAALVHASKDHRVIGVVADSSFKCSLAMAQRCLYETFPPFKVFAHGAVWMAGPVCGVGDDDAIDAVKKIICPVLFTGGELDRVVPPSDARELLEASGNPLDEILIVPGAGHSQAYRTSQATYIARLDAFINKCLQQ, from the coding sequence ATGCTTCTGGCAATTTTATCAATCTTCATCGGCTTGGCCACTTTGTATTTTTTAGTTTCGGCCTTGATCGCCAATGGTATGGCGGCTTCAAAAAGGATATTCCCTCCCGCCCTGGAGTACCCCGAGGTCCGTTTTGGTAATCTTTTTGATGATACCAAGATTAGCGGCTGGTTGATTCCTGCAACTGGCCAATCTTCAAAAGCTACCTTGATTGCCATGCACGGAGGCAAGCAGAACCGGGCGGATGAGACTGTCGGCTTGTTGCAAATGTGCCGGGATGTGGCCAGACTCGGCTTTAATGTCCTGTCGTTGGATCGCCGGGGTTGCGGCCGATCCGGCACCGCGAGATTAAACGAACGCACCAAGTCTGATCGGGATTTTGGCGGCGCCATCGATTGGATTTTAAAGCAGAATCCGGATGAAAAAGTCCTGCTGTTCGGGACTTCGTTTGCGGGAGTGGCCGCTCTGGTTCACGCTTCAAAAGACCATAGGGTCATCGGCGTCGTCGCCGACAGCAGCTTTAAATGCAGTCTGGCCATGGCACAACGATGCCTTTACGAAACTTTCCCGCCGTTTAAGGTATTCGCTCATGGAGCGGTATGGATGGCGGGACCGGTGTGCGGTGTAGGCGATGACGATGCCATTGATGCCGTGAAAAAGATTATTTGCCCTGTTCTATTCACCGGTGGTGAATTGGACAGAGTGGTGCCGCCGTCCGATGCCCGGGAGTTGCTGGAGGCTTCAGGCAATCCCCTGGATGAAATTTTGATTGTCCCCGGCGCAGGGCACAGTCAAGCTTATCGTACCTCTCAGGCGACATATATCGCCCGTTTGGATGCTTTTATCAACAAGTGCCTTCAACAATAG
- a CDS encoding CxxC-x17-CxxC domain-containing protein, producing MNFQAKTIPCCDCGTNFEFTVAEQEFYQSKGFVNNPKRCPACRATRKSDRTNSTANTTSYNSYAPRQMYAAVCSDCGKTAQVPFEPRNGKPVYCSDCYRKVKAA from the coding sequence ATGAATTTTCAAGCCAAAACGATTCCTTGTTGCGATTGCGGGACGAACTTTGAGTTCACCGTCGCCGAACAGGAATTTTATCAATCCAAGGGTTTCGTGAACAATCCAAAACGTTGTCCCGCATGCCGGGCAACGCGCAAGTCTGATCGAACCAACAGCACCGCCAACACTACGAGCTACAATAGTTATGCTCCGCGTCAAATGTATGCTGCTGTTTGTTCCGATTGCGGCAAAACTGCCCAGGTTCCCTTCGAACCTCGTAACGGTAAACCCGTTTACTGCAGTGATTGTTACCGTAAAGTGAAAGCTGCCTGA
- a CDS encoding RNA recognition motif domain-containing protein, which yields MNIYVGNLSLAMTEAELRKEFDPFGTVNSVTLMNDNHIGSGQLRGYAYVDMPSIAEGELAISFINGRCLNGRIVTAIQAMPLSSEEAKGCRKARTRVRN from the coding sequence ATGAATATATATGTTGGAAACCTTTCCCTGGCTATGACCGAGGCTGAATTGCGGAAGGAGTTTGATCCTTTTGGCACAGTAAACTCGGTCACCCTGATGAATGACAACCATATTGGCAGTGGGCAACTCCGGGGCTACGCTTACGTCGATATGCCATCTATCGCGGAGGGCGAATTAGCCATCTCTTTCATCAATGGAAGATGCCTGAACGGAAGGATCGTGACTGCCATTCAAGCTATGCCCTTATCTAGCGAAGAGGCCAAGGGCTGTCGGAAGGCTCGAACGAGAGTTAGGAATTAG
- a CDS encoding O-acetyl-ADP-ribose deacetylase: MDTLTINSTTIKLTMGDIVAAKVDVLVNAANSELAGGGGVDGAIHKAGGPDIHVACHEIISKQGPVLPGKAVITAAGNLPAKCVIHAVGPIWYGGKHNEAETLASAYTESLKLATANNLESVAFPSLSTGAYHYPLNQASKIALKTVADYLKSNKTSLKEVRFVLYDTKTYEAYAKALAEIGS; this comes from the coding sequence ATGGATACCCTCACCATCAATTCCACCACCATCAAACTGACCATGGGCGACATCGTCGCCGCGAAAGTGGACGTTCTCGTGAATGCCGCCAATTCGGAACTGGCCGGTGGCGGTGGCGTCGATGGGGCTATTCACAAAGCCGGCGGACCTGATATTCATGTCGCCTGCCACGAGATTATTTCAAAGCAGGGCCCGGTTCTACCCGGCAAGGCAGTGATCACCGCCGCGGGCAACCTCCCCGCCAAATGCGTCATTCACGCCGTGGGGCCGATCTGGTATGGGGGTAAGCACAACGAGGCCGAGACCTTGGCCAGCGCATACACCGAGAGTTTAAAGCTGGCCACAGCTAACAATCTTGAAAGCGTTGCCTTCCCGTCTCTAAGCACGGGGGCTTATCATTACCCACTGAATCAGGCTTCCAAGATAGCCTTGAAAACTGTTGCCGACTATTTAAAATCGAACAAAACCAGCCTTAAAGAAGTCCGGTTCGTTCTTTATGACACTAAGACTTACGAGGCTTATGCTAAGGCGTTGGCTGAGATCGGTTCTTAA